The following proteins come from a genomic window of Chryseobacterium glaciei:
- a CDS encoding fumarate reductase/succinate dehydrogenase flavoprotein subunit — protein MSKLDSRIPDGPLKDKWKNHKDHMNLVAPNNRDKIDIIVVGTGLAGGSAAATLAEQGYNVKAFCYQDSPRRAHSIAAQGGINAAKNYQGDGDSTYRLFYDTIKGGDYRAREANVYRLAEVSANIIDQCVSQGVPFGRDYGGQLDNRSFGGVQVKRTFYAKGQTGQQLLLGAYSSLSRQIGKGRVKMYNRHEMLDLVIVDGKARGIIARNLVTGEVERHSAHAVVIASGGYGNVYFLSTNAMGSNVSAAWKIHKKGAYFANPCYVQIHPTCIPVHGTQQSKLTLMSESLRNSGRIWVPKKIEDSVAIREGKLRAESIKEEDRDYYLERRYPAFGNLVPRDVASRAGKERCDAGFGIENNDTKEGVYLDFSTEIIKKGKESAIEKHIHNPSDQQIYDLGKAWIEEKYGNLFVMYEKITADDPYKTPMKIYPAVHYTMGGVWVDYNLQSTIPGCFVIGEANFSDHGANRLGASALMQGLADGYFVLPYTIADYLSADIRTGTIPTDSADFVEAEKGIKDKIDFFLNNKGTHSVDHFHKQLGNIMWNKVGMGRTPEGLREAIKEIEEVKNDFWKNVKVPGDVEGMNTELEKAFRVADFIELGQLMAIDALHRNESCGGHFREDHATPEGEAERDDVNFKYVGAWEYQGDDIKQEVLHKEDLIYDNIEVKARSYK, from the coding sequence ATGAGTAAATTAGATTCAAGAATTCCAGATGGTCCTCTAAAGGATAAATGGAAAAATCATAAAGACCATATGAACCTTGTTGCACCAAACAACAGAGATAAGATTGATATTATTGTTGTAGGTACAGGTTTGGCAGGAGGTTCTGCAGCTGCTACTTTGGCAGAGCAGGGATATAATGTAAAAGCATTTTGTTATCAGGATTCTCCAAGAAGAGCGCACTCTATTGCTGCTCAAGGGGGGATCAACGCTGCTAAAAATTACCAAGGTGATGGTGACTCTACGTATAGACTATTCTACGATACAATCAAAGGAGGTGACTATAGAGCAAGAGAAGCAAACGTATACAGATTAGCGGAAGTTTCTGCTAATATTATTGACCAATGTGTTTCCCAAGGGGTTCCTTTTGGAAGAGATTACGGCGGTCAGTTAGATAACCGTTCATTTGGTGGAGTTCAGGTTAAAAGAACTTTCTACGCAAAAGGACAAACAGGTCAGCAGTTATTGTTAGGTGCTTATTCTTCTTTAAGCCGTCAAATCGGTAAGGGTAGAGTAAAAATGTATAACCGTCACGAAATGCTGGATTTAGTAATTGTAGACGGAAAAGCAAGAGGAATTATCGCAAGAAACCTAGTAACTGGTGAAGTTGAAAGACATTCTGCTCACGCTGTAGTTATTGCTTCTGGAGGATACGGAAACGTATATTTCCTTTCTACAAACGCAATGGGTTCAAACGTTTCTGCAGCTTGGAAAATTCACAAGAAAGGAGCATATTTTGCAAACCCTTGTTATGTACAGATTCACCCGACTTGTATTCCAGTTCACGGAACACAGCAGTCTAAACTTACTTTGATGTCTGAATCATTAAGAAACTCAGGAAGAATCTGGGTTCCTAAAAAGATTGAAGATTCAGTAGCGATCAGAGAAGGTAAATTAAGAGCTGAAAGTATTAAAGAAGAAGATAGAGATTATTATTTAGAGAGAAGATATCCTGCATTCGGAAACTTAGTTCCTCGTGACGTTGCGTCTAGAGCTGGTAAAGAAAGATGTGATGCTGGTTTCGGAATCGAAAATAACGATACTAAAGAAGGTGTTTACTTAGATTTCTCTACAGAGATTATCAAAAAAGGTAAAGAATCTGCTATTGAAAAGCACATTCATAATCCTAGTGATCAGCAAATTTACGACCTTGGAAAAGCTTGGATTGAAGAAAAATACGGTAACTTATTCGTAATGTACGAAAAGATTACTGCTGATGATCCTTACAAAACTCCAATGAAGATTTATCCTGCGGTTCACTACACAATGGGTGGTGTTTGGGTTGATTATAACCTTCAGTCTACAATCCCTGGATGTTTCGTAATTGGTGAAGCTAACTTCTCAGATCACGGAGCAAACAGACTTGGGGCTTCTGCATTGATGCAGGGTCTTGCAGACGGATATTTCGTACTTCCTTATACAATTGCAGATTACCTTTCTGCAGATATTAGGACAGGAACTATTCCTACAGATTCGGCTGATTTCGTTGAAGCTGAAAAAGGAATTAAAGATAAAATAGATTTCTTCTTAAATAATAAAGGAACTCATTCTGTAGACCACTTCCATAAGCAATTAGGAAACATTATGTGGAATAAAGTAGGTATGGGAAGAACGCCTGAAGGATTAAGAGAAGCGATCAAAGAAATTGAAGAAGTGAAAAATGATTTCTGGAAAAACGTAAAAGTTCCGGGAGACGTTGAAGGTATGAACACTGAGCTTGAAAAAGCATTCAGAGTAGCAGACTTTATTGAGCTTGGACAATTAATGGCTATTGATGCATTACACAGAAACGAATCTTGTGGTGGACATTTCAGAGAAGATCATGCGACTCCGGAAGGTGAAGCAGAAAGAGATGACGTCAACTTCAAATATGTAGGAGCTTGGGAATATCAGGGTGATGATATCAAGCAGGAAGTTCTGCACAAAGAAGATCTTATCTATGACAATATTGAAGTTAAAGCGAGAAGTTACAAATAA
- a CDS encoding succinate dehydrogenase/fumarate reductase iron-sulfur subunit, giving the protein MSAKKGLHLTLKIWRQKNSKTKGQFETYKISDVSTDSSFLEMLDILNENIINEGKEPIAFDHDCREGICGMCSLYINGRAHGPDTGITTCQLHMRMFKDGETIVIEPWRSAAFPVIKDLMVDRSAFDRVMAAGGFISVNTSGNTLDANAIPVPKEDADKAMDAAACIGCGACVATCKNGSAMLFVGAKVSQFALLPQGRVEAKRRVLNMVQAMDEEGFGNCSNTGACEVECPKGISLENIARMNREYMAALVDQG; this is encoded by the coding sequence ATGAGTGCAAAAAAAGGCCTTCATCTTACGCTGAAAATTTGGAGACAAAAAAATAGTAAAACTAAAGGTCAGTTTGAGACCTATAAAATATCGGATGTTTCTACAGATTCTTCATTCTTAGAAATGTTAGACATCCTTAATGAAAATATTATTAACGAGGGAAAAGAACCTATCGCTTTCGATCACGACTGTCGTGAAGGAATTTGTGGTATGTGTTCTCTTTACATCAATGGTAGAGCCCACGGTCCCGATACAGGTATTACAACTTGTCAGTTGCACATGAGAATGTTCAAAGACGGTGAAACCATCGTTATCGAACCTTGGAGAAGTGCTGCTTTCCCGGTTATTAAAGATTTAATGGTAGACAGAAGTGCATTCGACAGAGTAATGGCTGCGGGCGGTTTCATTTCTGTAAATACCTCAGGAAATACATTAGATGCTAATGCTATTCCGGTTCCTAAAGAAGATGCAGACAAAGCAATGGATGCTGCGGCTTGTATCGGATGTGGAGCTTGTGTGGCTACTTGTAAAAACGGATCTGCAATGTTATTTGTCGGAGCTAAAGTTTCTCAGTTTGCTTTATTACCGCAAGGTAGAGTAGAAGCTAAACGTAGAGTTCTTAACATGGTTCAGGCGATGGATGAGGAAGGATTCGGTAACTGTTCAAACACCGGAGCGTGTGAAGTAGAGTGTCCTAAAGGAATTTCTCTTGAAAACATCGCTAGAATGAACAGAGAATATATGGCTGCTCTGGTAGACCAAGGATAG
- a CDS encoding TlpA family protein disulfide reductase has product MKKYLLLFIIAVFVMSCSKKVEVKGKITGGSPLERIEFIEASGVATLPLANIGVKNDGTFEGNFEAPKSGMYVISYGGKQNLVYLKAGQALNISGNGQTFPSEYVITGDAKKNNDFFTAAQKYLTNYAQTVNMNELMTKDEPTFIKGIQKVEADINKNIDENVKKFNPDNEVVNWKKNDIASTLLSIMSQYDLSHKQMGNPSFKVTKAFTDYENKLQANKDEMVKDNPAYRSYLLSKMSPDFQKYAEAKGKGKTDVTTSELFNQYLKDKKDISQITKDYLLAFVMAQSDIHPNTPEKTSDKIKKIIDEDIKDATIKADLKKIQFAINGFKIGDVAPEGALAKQDGKAYKLSENKGKPYMLAFYASWNPYIGEATVPVLKEVANFYKSKMNFVFVNVDDTKDQFVKTSNSLLKGITGINVYADGGLNSDIAKKYGVYGFKLPCFIIIDKDGKIASKPFFNLGDPELVTVLDKQTGLSAPKVDPNIQLQQGMGIDPSAQQQQAPQPANPQPVPTK; this is encoded by the coding sequence ATGAAAAAATATCTTTTATTGTTTATCATCGCAGTGTTTGTGATGTCTTGCTCTAAAAAAGTTGAAGTAAAAGGGAAAATCACTGGAGGATCTCCATTAGAAAGAATAGAATTTATCGAAGCTTCTGGTGTTGCAACATTGCCGTTAGCAAACATCGGAGTGAAGAATGATGGTACTTTCGAAGGAAATTTTGAAGCTCCTAAAAGCGGAATGTATGTGATTTCTTATGGAGGTAAGCAAAACTTGGTTTACCTAAAAGCTGGTCAGGCTCTTAATATTTCTGGAAACGGACAAACTTTCCCTTCAGAATATGTGATCACTGGTGATGCTAAAAAGAATAATGATTTCTTTACTGCAGCTCAAAAATATCTTACTAATTATGCTCAGACAGTTAACATGAACGAGCTAATGACGAAAGATGAGCCAACTTTCATCAAAGGAATTCAAAAAGTTGAAGCAGATATTAACAAAAATATCGACGAAAACGTTAAAAAATTCAATCCGGATAACGAAGTTGTGAACTGGAAAAAGAATGATATCGCAAGTACTTTGCTTTCTATTATGTCTCAGTATGATCTAAGCCATAAGCAAATGGGTAATCCTTCTTTTAAAGTGACTAAAGCTTTCACGGATTATGAAAATAAACTTCAGGCTAATAAGGATGAAATGGTAAAAGACAATCCTGCTTACAGAAGCTACCTTTTATCTAAAATGAGTCCTGATTTCCAAAAGTATGCGGAAGCAAAAGGCAAAGGAAAAACTGACGTTACTACTTCGGAATTATTCAATCAATATTTGAAAGATAAAAAAGATATTTCACAAATTACTAAAGATTATCTTTTAGCGTTTGTAATGGCCCAGTCTGATATTCACCCGAATACTCCTGAGAAAACATCTGATAAAATCAAGAAAATAATTGACGAAGATATTAAAGATGCTACAATTAAAGCAGATTTAAAGAAAATTCAGTTTGCGATCAACGGATTCAAAATTGGTGATGTAGCTCCAGAAGGTGCATTGGCAAAACAAGACGGTAAAGCTTATAAACTTTCTGAAAACAAAGGAAAACCATATATGTTAGCATTCTATGCTTCTTGGAATCCTTACATCGGAGAAGCTACTGTTCCTGTATTGAAAGAAGTTGCCAACTTCTACAAATCTAAAATGAATTTCGTATTCGTGAATGTAGATGATACTAAAGATCAGTTTGTAAAAACAAGCAATTCTTTATTAAAAGGAATTACAGGAATAAATGTTTATGCTGACGGAGGATTAAATTCTGATATAGCTAAAAAATATGGAGTTTACGGATTCAAACTACCTTGCTTCATCATCATCGATAAAGATGGAAAAATCGCTAGCAAACCATTCTTCAATCTTGGAGATCCGGAATTGGTAACAGTTTTAGATAAGCAAACAGGGCTTTCAGCTCCGAAAGTAGATCCAAACATACAATTGCAACAAGGTATGGGTATAGATCCTTCTGCTCAACAACAGCAGGCTCCACAACCAGCAAATCCGCAGCCGGTTCCTACAAAATAA
- the rlmD gene encoding 23S rRNA (uracil(1939)-C(5))-methyltransferase RlmD, producing the protein MRKKKDVILENIKLFGAGAKGIAIGKTEEGKTVLVSGGVPGDTVNARVKKSKSKYFEAETVQVIAKSPFRVEPRCIHFGTCGGCKWQNMSYEKQLDFKQEEVYNNIKRIGGIDDFETVPILGAEEQYFYRNKMEFSFSNAKWLTQYEISSEENFGNRDALGFHIPGMWSKILDLKECFLQEDPSNAIRLAVKNFSVENGLDFFDVRNQEGFLRTLMMRQNSKGEWMVLFQLYREEKANREALFQYLLEKFPQIKTLVYAINPKQNDSIYDLNVNVYFGEGFLMEEMDGLKFKIGPKSFFQTNYKQALELYRKTLEFADLKGDEVVYDLYTGTGTIAQYVARNAKHVIGIESVQEAIDAAIEHAELNGLTNTTFYCGDMKNVFNDEFLENHPKADVLITDPPRDGMHQKVVEQILKLAPEKVVYVSCNSATQARDLALMKDHYTLVKILPVDMFPQTHHVENIALLIKK; encoded by the coding sequence ATGAGAAAGAAGAAAGACGTTATTCTTGAAAATATTAAATTGTTTGGCGCAGGAGCCAAAGGTATCGCAATCGGAAAAACGGAAGAAGGAAAGACTGTATTGGTTTCTGGAGGGGTTCCGGGAGATACTGTTAATGCAAGAGTTAAGAAATCAAAATCAAAATATTTTGAAGCTGAAACTGTTCAGGTAATAGCAAAATCTCCGTTTAGAGTAGAACCAAGATGTATTCATTTCGGAACTTGTGGAGGTTGCAAATGGCAGAATATGAGCTATGAAAAACAGCTTGATTTTAAACAAGAAGAAGTATACAATAATATAAAGAGAATTGGCGGTATTGATGATTTTGAAACCGTTCCAATTTTAGGTGCTGAAGAACAATATTTCTACAGAAATAAAATGGAGTTTTCTTTCTCTAATGCAAAATGGCTTACTCAGTATGAAATAAGTTCTGAAGAAAATTTCGGAAACAGAGATGCGCTTGGTTTCCATATTCCGGGAATGTGGAGCAAGATTTTAGACCTTAAAGAATGCTTTCTTCAGGAAGATCCTTCAAATGCGATTCGTTTGGCAGTGAAAAATTTCAGTGTTGAAAATGGGTTGGATTTCTTTGATGTTAGAAATCAGGAAGGCTTTTTAAGAACGTTAATGATGAGACAAAACTCTAAAGGTGAATGGATGGTTTTATTCCAGCTTTATAGAGAAGAGAAAGCGAATAGAGAGGCGCTTTTCCAATATTTATTAGAGAAATTCCCGCAGATAAAGACGTTGGTGTATGCTATTAATCCAAAACAAAACGATTCAATCTACGATTTAAATGTAAATGTTTATTTCGGAGAAGGATTTTTAATGGAAGAAATGGATGGACTGAAGTTCAAAATAGGACCAAAATCATTCTTTCAAACAAACTATAAACAAGCTTTAGAACTTTACAGAAAAACGTTAGAGTTTGCGGATTTAAAAGGGGATGAAGTTGTTTACGATTTATATACAGGAACAGGAACAATCGCTCAATATGTTGCCAGAAACGCAAAACATGTGATCGGAATTGAATCTGTTCAGGAAGCAATCGATGCAGCCATCGAACATGCTGAATTAAACGGTCTTACCAACACAACATTCTATTGTGGAGACATGAAAAATGTCTTCAACGATGAATTTTTGGAAAATCATCCAAAGGCAGATGTATTAATTACGGATCCACCAAGAGACGGGATGCACCAAAAAGTGGTTGAACAGATCTTGAAATTGGCTCCGGAGAAAGTAGTTTATGTAAGCTGTAACTCTGCAACTCAGGCAAGAGATTTAGCTTTAATGAAAGATCATTATACTTTGGTTAAAATTTTACCGGTAGATATGTTCCCACAAACACACCATGTGGAGAATATTGCATTGTTGATTAAAAAATAA
- a CDS encoding DUF6452 family protein produces MLILTCFLGMLFSCGGDDDICESGEGTPRMKIGFKSFETGKPGTIDTLYVAVDYGSGTKVELGKTAAVASRLIPLRVDDAPYTDIYVKTRLKGTESKVRINYTTKAVYVSPGCGIKKTYENLTTELITPTVVKKVEVDLNQIENEDKTNIFLLF; encoded by the coding sequence TTGCTCATACTGACCTGCTTTTTAGGTATGCTTTTCTCGTGTGGAGGCGATGACGATATCTGCGAAAGCGGTGAAGGTACTCCAAGAATGAAAATTGGTTTTAAAAGTTTTGAAACCGGTAAGCCTGGAACTATAGATACATTATATGTAGCAGTAGATTATGGCTCTGGTACTAAGGTTGAATTGGGGAAAACTGCGGCTGTGGCATCTAGATTAATACCTTTGCGTGTTGATGATGCTCCTTACACAGATATTTATGTCAAAACAAGACTAAAGGGTACCGAATCTAAGGTTAGAATAAACTATACAACAAAAGCGGTATATGTTTCTCCAGGTTGTGGTATTAAAAAAACATATGAAAATTTAACGACAGAATTAATTACTCCTACAGTTGTAAAGAAAGTAGAGGTAGACTTAAATCAAATAGAGAATGAAGACAAAACTAATATTTTCCTTCTTTTTTAG
- a CDS encoding DUF6048 family protein, with product MKTKLIFSFFFSILSLLSFAQENKEVKKEKWTYKPNFMVGFDLLNAGSSFFSDRKMYQGFISSKIKNDLHAVIDAGFDSNIYQKNGYDVKANGPFVKLGVFYMLAKDAENEFNGFYVGGKAAGSFYTQEYMAIPVRGFGGSTSSVAFPSSTQSSYWLEGMIGGRVQLFESNFYIDVNLQPKYMVFTTKQDEIQPMIVPGFGKSSSKFAMGFAWNIAYKF from the coding sequence ATGAAGACAAAACTAATATTTTCCTTCTTTTTTAGTATACTAAGTTTGTTGAGCTTTGCTCAAGAAAATAAAGAGGTGAAAAAAGAAAAATGGACGTATAAACCCAATTTTATGGTTGGTTTTGATCTTCTAAATGCAGGAAGTTCTTTCTTTTCAGATAGAAAAATGTATCAGGGATTTATATCATCTAAAATTAAAAATGATCTGCACGCTGTTATCGATGCTGGTTTTGATTCAAATATCTATCAGAAAAACGGATATGATGTAAAAGCAAATGGTCCATTTGTTAAACTTGGAGTTTTCTACATGTTGGCTAAAGATGCAGAAAATGAATTCAACGGATTTTATGTAGGTGGTAAAGCTGCCGGATCATTTTATACCCAAGAATATATGGCAATTCCTGTCCGTGGATTTGGTGGTAGCACATCTTCTGTTGCTTTTCCATCTTCTACACAATCTTCATATTGGCTTGAGGGCATGATTGGCGGGAGAGTTCAGTTATTTGAATCTAATTTTTATATAGATGTAAATCTTCAGCCAAAATACATGGTATTTACAACAAAACAGGACGAAATTCAGCCAATGATCGTTCCTGGTTTTGGGAAAAGCTCATCTAAATTTGCAATGGGATTTGCTTGGAATATTGCTTATAAGTTTTAA
- a CDS encoding reprolysin-like metallopeptidase has product MRKRIITALLCSLIGGSALGQWTPTTFERKSTEKFSGIKNYYKLDISKIRTQLKDVQETGKNAKPVEISLPTLEGKIEKFAVYSFPVVVKELADQYQLGSYVGVGINDPSKYVRFSVSPNDFQSMIIKDGSYEFIEPQNTDKTVYGIHPKTDKSKEGFLCSTNETKFSKQELADLYEKGKSFSNQTTDFSKNSDKKYRTMRLAMSVTGEYTQFFGGTVAGALTAINATMTRVNGVFEKDFALHLNVQSYPGIIYTNPATDPYSPSAQLGNWNLELQNTLTTNVGNTNYDIGHLFGASGGGGNAGCIGCVCTDPTTADPEGKGSGITSPASGGAPQGDNFDIDYVAHEMGHQLGANHTFSKSLEGTGVNMEPGSGSTIMGYAGITGPTTDVQAHSDAYFHIASIKQVQANLISTTCDVETTITNNPPVIAALPTYNIPKGTAFVLTASATDAENDPMTYTWEEVDNASVTTNANNLGTTTSGPSFRSLTPTVTPTRYFPLLSSVLNGVLNNSGNTWESVSMVPRTTKFAVTVRDNNASATQQQTQFAEQTITVGNDGPFKINTTQVYHNVSTAVLWDVANTASAPYNVTNVKVDYTTDNGVTWTLLSASTPNDGAENFMFPVALNGQNIKLRISSIGNIFYAIKQVLVTSAANCDGTAPTGLAISNITTSAASVNWNAVVGATYQIRYKKSTDTTWQQTTSTTNNVTLNSLEEETKYDVQVAAVCSGTPGAFSSTVQFTTLSSVVYCNLTSGDSNDEYISNVTLANVNNTSGAGTYTNYGIDPSKTVNLVKGSTNNTVSVTKTWTADLYNEAVRVWIDFNRNGTFETSEMVMDSAPSQVTPVSVTFTVPNTSVLNKNLKMRVALRYNTVPSACTSYTYGEVEDYNVVVNDVLATNDIANPKDDIQIYPNPVSDILNITNVSEKTTYKIYGATGQLLQSGNINNKQVNVSSLIKGAYVITIQDKNISKNNKFIKK; this is encoded by the coding sequence ATGAGAAAAAGAATTATTACTGCCTTATTGTGTAGTTTAATTGGAGGGTCTGCTTTAGGACAATGGACTCCAACTACATTTGAGAGAAAATCGACAGAAAAATTTTCTGGGATTAAAAATTATTACAAGCTGGACATTAGTAAAATTAGAACACAGCTTAAAGATGTTCAGGAAACAGGTAAAAATGCAAAACCTGTAGAAATTTCATTACCAACTTTAGAAGGAAAGATTGAAAAATTTGCTGTATATAGTTTTCCTGTAGTGGTTAAAGAATTAGCAGATCAATATCAATTGGGATCGTATGTTGGGGTAGGAATTAATGATCCTTCCAAATATGTGAGATTTTCTGTTTCACCTAATGATTTCCAATCAATGATTATCAAAGATGGAAGCTATGAATTTATAGAACCACAAAATACAGACAAAACAGTATATGGGATACATCCCAAAACTGATAAAAGTAAAGAAGGCTTTTTATGTTCTACAAATGAGACTAAATTTTCAAAGCAAGAGCTAGCTGATCTTTATGAAAAAGGAAAATCATTCAGTAACCAAACAACTGATTTTTCTAAAAATTCTGATAAGAAGTACAGAACAATGCGTTTGGCAATGTCTGTAACAGGTGAATATACACAGTTTTTTGGAGGAACGGTTGCAGGAGCCTTAACGGCAATTAATGCAACAATGACCAGAGTAAATGGTGTTTTTGAAAAAGATTTTGCATTACATTTAAATGTACAGAGTTATCCGGGGATTATTTATACCAATCCGGCTACAGATCCATATTCACCTTCAGCACAATTGGGTAATTGGAATCTTGAATTACAAAATACGTTAACTACTAATGTTGGAAATACCAATTATGATATCGGGCATTTATTTGGAGCTTCTGGAGGAGGTGGTAATGCGGGGTGTATCGGTTGTGTATGTACAGATCCTACCACAGCAGATCCAGAAGGAAAGGGTTCAGGAATTACTTCTCCTGCTAGCGGCGGTGCCCCACAAGGAGATAACTTTGATATCGACTATGTAGCCCACGAAATGGGACATCAATTAGGAGCTAACCATACATTTTCCAAGTCTCTCGAAGGAACCGGTGTTAATATGGAGCCTGGTTCAGGTTCAACCATTATGGGCTATGCAGGGATCACAGGTCCAACTACAGATGTTCAAGCTCATTCTGATGCCTATTTTCATATCGCTAGTATCAAGCAGGTTCAAGCGAATTTAATTAGTACAACTTGTGACGTAGAAACTACAATTACAAACAATCCTCCTGTAATTGCAGCTTTACCTACCTATAACATTCCTAAGGGAACGGCATTTGTGTTAACGGCTTCTGCGACTGATGCTGAGAACGATCCAATGACATATACCTGGGAAGAGGTTGACAATGCAAGTGTTACTACAAATGCTAATAATTTAGGAACAACAACCAGTGGACCTTCATTCAGATCTTTAACTCCTACAGTAACTCCTACAAGATATTTCCCTTTGCTATCTTCAGTACTAAATGGAGTATTGAATAATAGCGGAAATACATGGGAATCTGTTTCAATGGTTCCGAGAACAACTAAATTTGCAGTAACTGTAAGAGATAACAACGCTTCTGCTACTCAACAACAAACTCAATTTGCGGAGCAAACTATTACTGTTGGTAATGACGGTCCATTTAAAATAAATACGACTCAAGTTTATCATAATGTATCAACTGCGGTTTTATGGGATGTAGCTAACACAGCATCAGCTCCTTATAATGTTACGAATGTAAAAGTTGACTACACAACTGATAATGGTGTGACTTGGACGTTGTTGTCTGCTTCTACTCCTAATGACGGCGCAGAAAACTTTATGTTTCCTGTAGCGCTAAACGGACAAAATATAAAGCTAAGAATCTCATCGATAGGAAATATATTTTATGCTATAAAGCAAGTACTGGTAACATCTGCAGCCAATTGTGATGGGACTGCTCCTACTGGTTTAGCTATTAGTAATATAACCACATCTGCTGCATCAGTAAATTGGAATGCTGTTGTTGGGGCAACATATCAAATTAGATATAAAAAATCCACAGACACCACTTGGCAACAAACAACTTCCACAACAAATAATGTAACTCTTAATAGTTTAGAAGAGGAAACAAAATATGATGTACAGGTGGCAGCGGTTTGTTCTGGAACTCCGGGTGCATTTAGCTCAACAGTTCAGTTTACAACTTTATCCTCTGTGGTTTATTGTAATCTAACCTCTGGAGATTCGAATGATGAGTATATTTCAAATGTAACGTTAGCGAATGTAAATAATACTTCCGGAGCTGGTACTTATACTAATTATGGAATAGATCCTTCTAAAACAGTGAATCTGGTAAAAGGATCAACTAATAATACGGTATCAGTTACTAAAACGTGGACTGCGGATCTATATAATGAAGCAGTAAGAGTCTGGATAGATTTTAACAGAAATGGAACTTTTGAAACAAGTGAAATGGTTATGGATTCTGCTCCAAGTCAGGTTACCCCTGTATCGGTTACCTTTACAGTTCCTAATACATCAGTATTAAATAAAAATTTAAAAATGAGAGTCGCTCTACGCTATAATACAGTTCCGTCAGCATGTACATCATATACATATGGTGAAGTTGAGGATTATAATGTAGTCGTTAATGATGTTTTAGCTACAAATGATATTGCTAACCCTAAAGATGATATTCAAATTTATCCTAATCCTGTAAGTGATATTTTAAATATTACTAATGTTTCAGAAAAGACTACTTATAAAATTTATGGTGCTACAGGCCAACTTTTACAAAGTGGAAATATTAATAATAAACAAGTTAATGTGAGTTCTTTAATAAAAGGTGCTTATGTTATAACAATACAAGATAAAAATATTTCTAAAAATAACAAGTTCATAAAGAAGTAG